One genomic region from Candidatus Scalindua japonica encodes:
- a CDS encoding type I CRISPR-associated protein Cas7: MNETKETKQDESEFKSRCYGIIVIKSENSNFNADFTGNPRRLPDENGTIYATDKALKYAIRKYWVDNSQNVFVWKTFRKDNGKYLPYTLEERYKNMKEKLEKETPLEVFAECIDTKLFGITFAMQSATEGESKNISLTGPVQISYGVNKYVENIIFSNDILSPYATDSGDKSSTIGNENKAKEIYYVYDFVVNPSNILNHYEDNPEVQEKMMLRVGDIDSLKDALKNAVTNLNTASKVGSENMLTLFITMNEGSKVQIPTLKSLVRITKNSGNPTIDFTSVVKTLNNYGEKSMELYYDNTLIDVKGCDQIDNKHQSNNKY, from the coding sequence GTGAACGAAACTAAAGAAACAAAACAAGATGAAAGTGAATTCAAAAGCAGATGTTATGGAATTATTGTAATAAAGAGTGAAAACAGTAATTTTAATGCTGACTTTACCGGTAATCCAAGAAGGTTGCCTGATGAAAATGGGACTATCTACGCAACTGATAAGGCATTAAAGTATGCCATTAGAAAATACTGGGTAGATAACAGTCAGAATGTCTTTGTCTGGAAAACCTTCAGAAAAGATAACGGTAAGTATCTGCCATATACTCTTGAAGAAAGATACAAAAATATGAAAGAAAAACTAGAGAAAGAGACGCCTCTGGAAGTTTTCGCGGAATGTATTGATACAAAACTGTTTGGGATTACCTTCGCAATGCAATCCGCTACAGAAGGAGAAAGTAAAAATATATCTCTTACCGGCCCTGTTCAAATAAGCTATGGAGTAAACAAGTATGTAGAAAATATTATTTTCTCAAATGACATACTTTCTCCATACGCTACAGATTCCGGAGACAAAAGTTCAACAATAGGAAATGAAAACAAGGCAAAGGAGATTTATTATGTGTACGATTTTGTAGTAAACCCTTCAAACATACTTAACCATTATGAAGATAATCCCGAAGTGCAGGAGAAAATGATGCTTAGGGTAGGAGATATAGACAGCCTGAAAGATGCTCTTAAAAATGCCGTAACAAACCTGAACACCGCATCAAAGGTTGGGTCTGAAAACATGCTTACTCTGTTTATAACGATGAATGAAGGATCAAAAGTACAAATCCCTACCTTAAAAAGTCTTGTAAGGATAACAAAAAACAGTGGAAATCCTACAATAGATTTTACATCAGTAGTGAAAACGCTTAATAATTATGGAGAAAAGAGTATGGAATTGTATTACGATAACACTTTGATTGATGTGAAAGGTTGTGACCAAATTGATAACAAACATCAATCAAATAACAAGTATTAA
- a CDS encoding type II toxin-antitoxin system PemK/MazF family toxin, which produces MTNYDFGDILLVKFPYSEEKGETKRPVVVLAQTDVKDIVVAKVTSMEQRGEYDIAIDNWKHVGLLYPSIVRIDKLATLSKERLTRKLGVLNDSYKPNIIYKIKQLFKIEN; this is translated from the coding sequence ATGACAAACTATGATTTTGGCGATATATTACTCGTGAAATTTCCCTATAGCGAAGAAAAAGGAGAAACTAAAAGGCCAGTGGTTGTTTTAGCACAGACAGATGTAAAGGACATTGTTGTGGCAAAGGTGACCAGTATGGAACAAAGAGGCGAATATGATATAGCAATAGATAATTGGAAACACGTGGGCTTATTATATCCCTCCATTGTTAGAATAGATAAATTGGCTACTCTTTCAAAAGAGAGATTGACAAGAAAACTTGGAGTGCTGAATGATTCATATAAGCCCAATATAATCTATAAGATAAAACAACTGTTTAAAATAGAGAATTAA